The genome window gcaaagttgaaggatggactcaagtcactcataagaaattgcacaagaagcatacgtctcctccacatgtccgccaatcggaaagggggcaaagcagctcttgtcaaccttcaaagcaacatgaacgtgttgaagatgatgaaatttcgacacatagatcgtccatccccatcacgatgcgtgattTCTTTCCTAAAGACTTCCTCAATTACTCAGTCaaagctccttgctatgaaaattGTGAGGAACGACTCTCTCATATCGCTTGACGAACCAATTCTCCTTgcccgcacgagcctaaactgcatggcataatgctccttgttcgcacgagcctaaactgcatgaaccaaaagctccttgttcgcatgagcctaaactgcacgaaccaaagctcatcgcctgcacgagcctaaactgcatggcacaatgctcctggtctgcacgagcataaaaggcgacaacccAAAGCTCCTTGCCTgtatgagcctaaactgcatggcacaaatgctccttgttcgcacgagcctaaactgcacgaaccaaagctcttCACcggcacgagcctaaactgcatggcacaacgctcctggtctgcacaaGCACAAAAGgcgacaccaacgctccttgtctgcacgagctgaaactgcaacacggcaccaaatgctccttgtctgcacgagttaaaactgcaaacgacaccaacactccttgcctgcatgagttaaaattgcaaacggcaccaaaaaaaaaaaaaaaaaaaaaaaatgtatttttgaactacgttttgacttgatctctttctttggaagggtacgtaggcagcttgaatatttaatttcaagttcagtcacatcaaaaaaaaaattaaaaattaaaaaaatgttttattaaatagggtcaattttattacagaaaaaaaaaataaataaaatacatatgttttatgtattaaaataaaaaataataataataaaaaaataaaaaaataaatacagaTTCCTTttgtatacatacatacatatatatatatatatgtatatatatgtatatatgaccTCTATCCAGCCCATCAAAAAGGGGTCATCCAAACTCAAAAGGAAGCTATCCAGGCCCAAGTGACAGCCTCCAAGCCCAGGCTTCCCTCTCAACAACACCAGGCCCACCGGTGCTCTTCCTCAAACAGGCCCCGAAGACCTTGAAGCCAAGCCCACCGTGATGGTGTTCATCACCGATGCCATCTGCTCCATTCTCCTCATACAATTCTTGGTCGGAATAAAGGGCAATAATTTCCTCTTCTCTTTGAGACCACCATCCGCTTCTCGTATCAGTTCCCAATTCTTCTTCCCTCGCAAACCCTAATTTTGAAGCTCAGGAGCTCCGATTTCCGCAGATATGGCGAGATGTGCTGAGGGAGAACGCGAGGAAGAAGTTCGAGAAGGCCCGATTCGAGATGGATCCGGAAGTTATAACGCGACTACTCATCGGCGATCATGATGCGGTGCAGTCGGCGATAGATGAGCTCGCCGAGAAGCAGCGACAGCAAATTCAACAGAAGCGCAGGAGACCCAGTCTGCGCTTGAGACGCTGATGAATGGCGACTGGGTGATGACTGGAGAACCGGAGCAGAGGCCTACCTCGTCAATTCAGAAGGGACACCAGATCCATTTCCTCTCTCTCTAGACACCCTTCGTGCTCTCCGCCTTGGCCTCGCCTCTGCCGTCGTGGTCTCGCCGCCATCTCCGACATCGCCAAATATTAAGACCACCTACACGCATTCCGAGACGACATGGAATCTCTCGTCCTCAACGAGCCACCCTCATCCAACGACCTCCCTATGACTATGGCGCCTGCAATCAGCGGCGAGATCTCGCAGATCCACCACCAGAAGCACCACCTGGCTTACATCACCAACTGCAAAAAATCGATGTCGGCGGCGATCCAATGGACGACGGTCGGGATGGTCGCCACCTGGTACAGCTCCAACATCGGTATCCTGCTTCTAAACAAGTACCTGCTCACGAACTGCGGCTTCCGGTTTTCGATCTTTCTGACGCTCTGCCACATGACGGTTTGTTCGGTGCTCAACTAAGTCGCCATAGCTGTGATGAAGGTGGCCCCATTGCAGAGCTTGAAGTCAAAGGTTCAGTTAGCCAAGATCTCCGGGCTCAGTGTCGTTTTCTGCTTCTCCGTCGTTTCCACTCCTTTGCTGTCTCAACAGCTTCTCCTTCATTTGTCTTCCAGTGCTTTGCAAATGTTCTCAGAAAGCGGATCATCAGGATTTGGAGTACTCAGAAGTGCTTGAATGCTCAGCAATACTGTCTGGATTTGAAGGGCTGGACTCCATTTGTCTTTCAGAATATCGAGGCATATCCTCCCAAGCTTGTCAATGTTAGGATGATATATTTTTGTCAGGAAACGGACCTTTGGAGGTGCCATTGGATATTCTTCAGGAGAAACACTGATTCCAGGAGCTGGTTCGCTGAGAAGCCTCTGCGTCTCCTTGATAATTCTTCTCGGAAGATTACTGTTCGCCATCAAATCTCTTATTCTTCTCTTGAGAGTTGGAGGACTCCAGAAGCCGAAGactcagaagctctctctctctctctgtgaagATCAGAAGCTGAGAAGAAGCTGAAAGCCAAAGGGACCAACAAAACGGGGGAAATCTGGTCAACAGCTTTTGCTAATAGGGAATAATGCGGAGAAGTTATAAAATTTCAGTTTCTCGATCGGATGTTGAACAGCATCGCCATGAGCAGCTTCACCTCCTGGAATCTTCTCGCAAGCTTGCCGTGCTCCATCTTCTTCGTCTTTAGCTCACCCACGGTAACATCAAGACCACCCAACAGCCGCGTCACCTTCGAGCTTGTTCCGTGATAAGTCTATGCTGCCCATCCAACTTCCTCCATGCTACCCCCTCGTCTTCATCTCTCGAGTCACGGCGGAACACTGCAAACAAGCTCCTTCTTCCTCCGCGACGGCAGGCAGGCTATGCAACGGGTCTGCAGTGGCTGTGCTCGGTGGCAGTGCAACGGGTGTACAGCGGCTGTGCTCTGTGGCTGTGCTCAGTGGCAGTGCAACGGGTGTGCAATGTCTGTGCTTAGTGGTTGTGCTCAGTGACAGTAGTGGTGGAGCGTCTTCCTCTGCACCTCCGCCTTGGCCGCTGCCTTTGAATGAGATTGACAAAAACAAAGTTTGTCAATACACACCCAAAGACCTCCTCCGTCTCTTGCCTCGCagctgccaacaacttcaaagaccgctgtcaaacgactagccggccgAGAAGCTCTTCCTCAAACTCCAGCTCTCCGTCCGTCTTTGTCCTTCCCTACAAATCCCTCCGCCAAGCATCTTAATTTATACAGAAAGAAATACAATTAAAAAgggtggtggtgcatctggcaccacgtgAACAAAGAGGAATGGTGGATCAAAGATGGGGTACAACCCCATGGCAGATCAAAAGTTTCTGGTGGTGCATGGGCACCAtgtgcagaaagaaagaaagcaagggaaaaaaaatatatatataaataaataaataaacataaaaataataataataattaaaaaaaaaaaacaaaaaaacaaaaaacaaatgcatagagagaaatagaaggtccattttatttatttttctggaaattatacataaattaaaaaaaaaaaaatcaaatcaaatcaaatttacaagaggggatattcaaggacgatcaggtggcgcctcacaactcggcagagctccaggaAGAGAAGGCGTCGGATGTTGGCTGTTTGAAGCCTCAACagtcggtacagccccagaagacgaaggtaaatgctgctggaacaaacccacaaacctccgatgatcaagtaagatctgaccatcagattcctgcatcaggtcaattttcctcttcatgtttgtggcatagttgtgtgcaagcttgtgcaactgtttattctcatgcttgagccctctgatctcctgtttgagactcatcacttcagccg of Malus sylvestris chromosome 6, drMalSylv7.2, whole genome shotgun sequence contains these proteins:
- the LOC126626549 gene encoding ubiquitin-conjugating enzyme E2 36-like, giving the protein MANSNLPRRIIKETQRLLSEPAPGISVSPEEYPMAPPKVRFLTKIYHPNIDKLGRICLDILKDKWSPALQIQTVLLSIQALLSTPNPDDPLSENICKALEDK